In Pristiophorus japonicus isolate sPriJap1 chromosome 3, sPriJap1.hap1, whole genome shotgun sequence, the sequence GTTTTTGTGCTAAATTACAGGCGTTACTGTCTCGGCTCAGTCACCGAGAATGTGTGACCAGTAATTTACTGTCTCTTTCCCCTTCTGTTTAttgcagtgaatttagtggcgattgtgatcctgtcccggggaaagtgcgggctctCCACCTGCactactcgctacctggtggccatggcaacggCGGATCTACTGGTTGTCATCACTGACGTCATACTGTGGCGGATCAGTTGGTATTATTTCCCAGGATCTTTCCTGGATATCACCCCTGTGTGTAGTATTATCGCTATCCTGCCTTGTGCAGccgcagactgttctgtctggttcaccgtcactttcacctttgatcgatttgtggccatttgttgccagaagctgaaaaccaaatattgcaccgggagaactgcggctgtggttctggccaCAACCGGCATTCTGCTCTGTTCAAAAAACATTCCTCTCTACTTTACACTTGAACCTGGGGAGATAATCGACAATGTTCCGTGGGACTGTTACACAATCCCAGGCTATTATATTGAGCCCGGCTGGGTGGGGTTTGACTGGTTTGATAcggttttaaccccactgctcccattcgctgtaattttgttgctcaacgctctgacagtcagacacattttattggccagtcgagtccggaagagactgaggggtgagagcaaggaggagaatggcagtgacccagagatggagagcaggaggaagtctgtgattttactcttcaccatatccagcagcttcatactgctgtggctgggaTATGTTATAGATTTCTTATATTATAGCATTGCAGGAATAAATCCCGATGATTACAATGATTCTTTATCTACCTTTCAACAAGTCGGATATATACTGCAGAGtttaagttgctgcacaaacacatttatttacggggtgacccagtccaagttcagagagcagttgaagagtgcggtgaaatatccggttacctcaattagacaattaattaataaacagaacaactgagcacagcccagaggtgggtcccagtgtttccagtccaggAATATAATATTTAGCCCCAGACTTCCATCCCCTGAAGTACACCAGAaatggctggtgatctgataaTACACCCAGCGATGTGTTTAGGACACGGCACTATTTCTGATTGACAATTCCCACATGGTCTTTTTGGACAGCACCACGAGCTTGTTGCATTCTGTCTGAGCTCTTCTGTAAAGGGTCACTACAGCTATTTAGTGAAGGAATTCATTGCAGCTTCCAGAGCGAGAGGCTTGTCAATAGGTAGTAGGCAGAGTGGAGCTGTAGTTCAGAGGATTAcattacatggaatatacagcacagaaacatacaCTTCGGCctgactagtctgtgctggtgtttatgttccagacCAGACTCCTCCTATTGCAAATACTTCGTCTCAGCctctcagcatatctttctatttcattttctctcatttactCGTCTAGCTTCCCTTTGACAGCATCTGAGCTATGTATCTCAAATACTTCCtgtcgtagggaattccacattctaaccactctctgagtaaagacattgttctttatttccctattggtgttattagtgattatcttccaTTTATGGCTCCACAGATTTGGATGCTCCCACGAGTATAAACTTTTCTCTCCCCATCAACCCGGTCCAAAACAATCATCATTTTCAAGACTTCTATCAGGACTCCTCTATGTTCTCTGTCTTCTACAGGAAACAAGCACAAcctgttcaatcgttcctgataACTGTTATCTCTCAGTTCTGGTGCCGTCCAACCAAAAATTTGTGAGACCGTACTAGTGCCCCCGTCACCATCTCCATTGCCCTAGCCaccggctccatccctctccctgtcctTGTCACCGGTCTAAGGCTGAACCCAGCCATTagcaaccttggtgtcttatttgagCGGGAGATggtcttccgaccccatatccactccatcaccaggacagcatctttgtgcctctgttacatcgcctgactcagt encodes:
- the LOC139256506 gene encoding probable G-protein coupled receptor 139 — encoded protein: MLPIQLAKRICYTIIAVIGLPVNLVAIVILSRGKCGLSTCTTRYLVAMATADLLVVITDVILWRISWYYFPGSFLDITPVCSIIAILPCAAADCSVWFTVTFTFDRFVAICCQKLKTKYCTGRTAAVVLATTGILLCSKNIPLYFTLEPGEIIDNVPWDCYTIPGYYIEPGWVGFDWFDTVLTPLLPFAVILLLNALTVRHILLASRVRKRLRGESKEENGSDPEMESRRKSVILLFTISSSFILLWLGYVIDFLYYSIAGINPDDYNDSLSTFQQVGYILQSLSCCTNTFIYGVTQSKFREQLKSAVKYPVTSIRQLINKQNN